Proteins from one Magnetococcales bacterium genomic window:
- a CDS encoding glycosyltransferase, with product MKILALGELEKGDLRFFKPLDGHDITWFNTIKTRPHAFAWKESRQLIAALKGEEYDLILCGRHAHIKTMGLLRKGLSETVRKVKYPKSFGPSLIVQYARSTPCAVLDMGDLPLVDHHTFPLLQNGVRYFKRELPVNPLNAFLYTSPAFKSRQGIAEGAGPHLHKLRPISIGVDDAPWDEDLTTLPKTADLFYAGNIQGHPIRERGVARLRALADQGLRVDIPKERLDFETFQKRLAAAHLVWSPEGMGWECYRHYEAALAGSVPVMNRPGIQRHQPLQEGVHGLFYDPSVFGELERVVLQGLADKERLKKISRTARNFVLQHHTHQALARHILAETQAAHPIQS from the coding sequence ATGAAAATTCTCGCTCTGGGAGAGCTGGAAAAGGGGGATTTGCGTTTTTTCAAGCCTCTCGACGGCCACGATATCACCTGGTTCAACACCATCAAAACCCGTCCCCACGCCTTTGCCTGGAAAGAGAGTCGACAGCTGATCGCAGCTCTGAAGGGGGAAGAATATGACCTCATCCTCTGTGGTCGCCACGCCCATATCAAGACCATGGGGCTGTTGCGCAAAGGGTTGAGTGAGACGGTGCGCAAGGTGAAATATCCAAAAAGCTTTGGTCCCTCACTCATCGTCCAATACGCCCGCTCCACCCCTTGTGCGGTATTGGATATGGGGGATCTGCCCCTGGTGGATCACCACACCTTTCCCCTTTTGCAAAATGGCGTGCGATATTTCAAGCGGGAGCTGCCGGTCAATCCCCTGAACGCCTTTCTCTATACATCACCCGCTTTTAAAAGCCGCCAGGGTATTGCTGAGGGGGCTGGCCCCCATCTCCATAAACTTCGCCCCATCTCCATTGGTGTGGATGACGCCCCCTGGGACGAGGATCTGACCACCCTCCCCAAAACCGCTGATCTGTTTTATGCCGGAAATATCCAGGGCCATCCCATCCGGGAGAGGGGTGTGGCCCGCCTGCGCGCTCTGGCCGATCAGGGGCTCCGGGTGGATATTCCAAAAGAGCGGCTGGACTTCGAAACCTTCCAAAAACGCCTGGCAGCAGCACACCTGGTCTGGTCTCCCGAGGGGATGGGGTGGGAGTGTTATCGCCACTATGAAGCCGCCCTGGCGGGGAGTGTCCCGGTGATGAATCGCCCTGGCATCCAGCGCCATCAACCCCTCCAGGAGGGGGTGCACGGATTGTTCTATGACCCCAGTGTTTTTGGGGAGTTGGAGCGGGTGGTTTTGCAGGGGTTGGCCGACAAGGAACGCCTGAAAAAGATCAGCCGCACCGCCCGGAATTTTGTGTTGCAGCATCACACCCATCAAGCCCTGGCCCGCCACATTCTTGCAGAAACCCAGGCAGCTCATCCGATCCAGAGTTAA